ATCCAAACGCTTCATATATTAACTATCCGACCACTAGATATGGAGCATACACCGTCTTTATTATGTTTGgagaaataaatatgaatttttaCCCGATTTCCATGGATTTATTTTTCCGAATGATTAAATTAGTATGCCGATTTCCATGGATTTATTTGCATTTATGGAGTACTCCATAATATAACTTCCTTTCTTtaataagcaaatcattaaatgtaataataaattcataattaatcTCAATACAGATAATCTATGGGGTGTAGCTTAAGTCGTGTGGACCGACACACACCAGATTAAACCTAGCCTCACCAACGGTCGAATTTCAAAATAaacttcatttaatttaatttaatttattttattttctttttttccaactaaaataaaatactaaaaaaataaattgtattACCTTCGTTGCTAGCTTTCAAATTCCTCCGGTGACCGAACCTCGCAGACGCCGGCGGCTTCACAAAATTCGCTCCATCATTAATCTCAGCGGCACTCCACATCGATTTCGCCGCCGCTACGCACTCGTTCTCCTTATTACACATCGCATCCTCGGCGCCGCTGACAATCTCCGGCGCCGAATAGTCACTCACGCCTCCGATTCCGCCTGAATCGAGCTCATCAGACTCCAATCCTCTCTCCACGACTTCGAATTTGTACTCCGCCGCCTGACTCATCGGAAATTCGGTTTCACCGATCTCGATAGGCAGCTGCTGTACAGTCTGAACGGAGTTCAGATTCAGCAGCGGCGCTATATGCGGAAGCTCATGTGCGCCGTCGTCGCTCTCCGATTGGAGCTTGGAGGAGGCGACAATGGTGATGATGATGCAGTTGATGACGAGGTACAGATACGGCGGCCGCAGCCACGAAACGATGCCGTTGTAGATCCAAGGAGCGTAATCGGCGATATCGGTGGTAGTTAGCATAATTGCAGCTGATAAAACGCTCGTGGATATCATAAACACGAATTTTGCGGAGAATATATTGCTTGTTGTTATAGACATGTTTATTCTTCTGAGTTATATTCACCGGAGAAATTGAAATTCCGGTAACTTTTGGTTGTGCtcgtgtgtgagtgtgtgtgtatgAGTGAGAGAGAAGAGTGAAATTGGGAAGGGGTGGCTAGTTTATAAAGGTGGTGGAGATGggaatttgatatgaatttgATATGAATTGAAGGGTGAAATTGGTAAATTCCGAGAGTGTAGTGtgagtaagagcatccacaatggtggctAGCGGATAGGCTAGCCGATCGCGGGCgctagccgatcggcgagctcTAGCCTATTCGCGGGTGCTAGCCGATCCGCTAGCCGCCATTGCGGGCTCATCGGTTACCcgatgttttttttaaatatgtaattttttttataatttacttttttaatttaaataaaattattgcattttcccgtatctgtgtcgtaaatttccgtatttgcgtgattgtaatttttaattaagtaatttcgtaattcgtgtgtggaagatgagtttttttaaattaatgtaaatttttttaattaatttatttttttttaattttaatattattattgaattttcccgtatttgtgtcgtaaatttaattccgtattttgcgtgattgtaatttttaattatgtaatttcgTAATTTGTGTGTGGAagatgagttttttttaaaaaaattaatgtaattttttttaattaatgtacttttttaattttaatattattattgaatttttctgtatctgtgtcgtaaatttaattccgtattttgtgtgattgttaattatttgtttttataattttgtttatcgtggctagactatggctggactattgcatgtccagttgtTTGTCTTGATGATGTGCCAGGATGAGTTTTTAAGACTGCtaatgtggcagaaggagtttataGCTAGGTTATGACTGAGCTATTTATAGCTAGgttatgactgggctattgcttcTCAAAAATTATCGTGAATGCTCTAAAAGCTTAAACCTGACCTGGAGACAAGTGGCATGCACACGTCAGCCGTATCGGACCATCTCTATCGGTTTAGTGCTTTCCTAATTATCCATTGGAAAAATTATAATCATTctagattttttaatttttagtttgaaaattttctaaTTGTTTCTAATTTGGCATATGTTCGAATTTTTTGTTAGACAATATACATTTTAGAGTTTCACAACTTGGAAATTGTGATTTGATTAGTAATATTTCTCTAATAAACTTGGTTAAAGAATTGATTTAATCTAATATGATATGTGACTTAATTTGTAGTCAGATATTTTCTTAAATCAAAGCAAATAAataagtattattattattattattatcataaaaCTGGCTAAAATTATTGCacttaactaaaaaaaatatcgaCAAGGGCATGGATTGGAAGGTTCGGCGCAAGTGAAAGAATTGTGGCTAAGGCTGGACCTCAGACCGCGCTTGTGGCATGAGACCAATGCCGGACACACTAAGCCCCAACCCAATTTTCGTTTTCTCCATCTTTCTTCTAATGCACTGTTTTAAATCTTTCTCTTTTGTGTTTTAAAATCTtctgataaataaatattttatctttACTATTTCAAAGTAATAAGGCCATTTCCAACCATACTCCAAAAATGAGTCTACAATCTACTCTATTTTTCTCACCcattttcatttatgttttTCAAAATTCATACAAAACTCAACTGAGACTCCTAATTTATTGTTCAGAGAAAATACACTAGAGTCCCTATCAAATaaaatttctgcgtccgccTCTGCATAGTGCAATTTGGCCCCGAACGCAGTTATGTTTCAAGGGTCTGGCGGGACCACAATTAATTGTCTAATTATTTAACAGggaattgattttttaaataatgaatataacaCGGAACAATTCAAAATTTATCTATACATTGATATGGTGCACAGGTTATTTATATGGGGGGCTTTTTCCAACGGATATTTACATGTGACCGTTATATGTGTGAGCATCCATTTTATTATGGATTGCCATAGCATGATACAACCAGGCCAAGCCACATCCCCACCGCTCACTTCCTAATTCTTCCAccgaaattttaaattaatggagtaataataatgataaacaaatactactactatagcAGAAGGCTAAAAATAGAGGCTTCTTGGTTTTAGAAAATACAATAGCTAACTCAGTCAAAAATTTCATCtcattaattttcattttcatccatcccacaaaaatgagtgtatttcatttttaaaaaattgtactccctccgtcccatgctactcgcacttttcattttaggccgtaaatttggaattgatttttttatgtaattaaaaaataattttaggtgtaatgagacataacttaataaaagagctcttaacttaaactaacatattaattaaatgcattaattctaacttaaattataaatagtgtaaggactttgtgacgagccgaaaagcaaacgtgcgagtagcacgggacggagggagtatcaatttaataatataggtcTCACTGTCCACTAATattactttaactatcattctccttaTATCTCTTACttaactttattaattttatcttaattctcatgtcatatttattatatatttttatggaagaagtactattttaaaatatgtggatgtCGATGGGAGGGTAGTAGTAAAACAGTAGAAAGGATGCTCCTCCTTTAGATGTCTTTTTGTAATCGTTAATTGATTAATCGCATTCTGTTAAATAATTTAAAGTCATTCAGAAATGAAGTATTCCAATCATTTGAAAACATTTTTTTGTCACTAGAGCAATAATGACTGGAAGTTGGGTAGAATGACCCATGCGAAAAGATTACATTTTCCTCCATTTTCATtaaagttactccctccgtttatttatagttgaatcatttttccattttagaaagttcccttataattgagtcatttccctatatagtaatttttttttctttcttactttactctctcttattttattttctctactttattcacattCTACTTAATTCTCTCTCcctttttccctctcttacttttttatttatttatttaacacattcaacatccatttcttaaactccgtgccgaaaatttttgcctcaactatgaagaaacggagggagtactatcttGCAAAAAGTTCGAATTAAATTGTTCATAAAAAAGTTCGAATTAAATTGTTctgagcatccacagtggtcggcggacaagcaatagcccagccatgcCACATCAACAGCActaaattcctcctgccacatcagctggaCAAGCAACTAGACAGGCAACTGGACAAGCCACAGCCATGCCACagccatgccacatcatcagcactaaaaacaaataattaacaatcacacaaaatacggaattaaattcacgccacatatacgggaaaattcaataatttcatttaaattaaaaaaggtacataatttaacaaaattacataattaaaaaaaattacataatttaacaaaattacataattaaaaaaaacttatcttcgtgcagtcctccgcgcccacaactcttcaattaaatccttttggagtcgaatatgagcatccacttggcgcatgtcggcatgtgcctggaggcggccggcttcatcgtgaggtaccccgctTCGTACATTGGGGGCGGCcgcgccgtggcttggaccggcttcattatcgtcgttggcccaactagtcagttgtacaccttcatcttcgacaatcatgttgtgcatgataatacaagcgtacattatatcagcaatgcagtcgacatgccacaaacgcgttggacccctaactgccgcccatcgagactggagcacaccaaatgcgcgctccacgtccttgcgcgccgactcctgtcgtgccgcaaagtaggccttcctctcatctgatgcgcatcggatcgtcttcacaaagacgggccatctagggtatatctcatccgccaagtagtaactcatatcatgttggttgccgttggcgacaaaactgatggccgaaCCGACGCCTTGGCATTGCTCGTTGAAagggggcgacgagttgaggacgttgaggttgttgttcgaaccggctaccccaaaatatgcatgccaaatccacaaccggtaatcagctacggcctcgaggatcatcgtgggattctttcccttgtagccggtcgtgtagaacccttttcAGGCAgcagggcagttcttccactcctaatgcaaacaatctatgctgcctaacatacccgggaacccatgcttctccccgtgcatctgcatcagctcctcgcagtcttcgggggttgggcttcgaaggtactgctcaccgaatatttcaaccacgccctgacaaaaatatttcatacattcaagggcagtcgtctcgccgatgtggaggtactcatcccacatgtctgtcgcgcctccgtaggccagctgcctgattgccgcagtgcacttttaaATAGGTGTGTGCCCGGGTCtaccagccgcatcgtgcctgaagcggaagcacagatatcgacgctccaaagcgtcgacaatacgcataaacagggctctgcccatcctaaaacgccgcctgaaaaggttggcgttaaaccgcggctccggtgcgaagtagtcttcgtatagccgctgatgtgcagctacgtgatcccggtcaatcactgctcggcggtggacaacgggtcgaggttgaGGAACCGCCGGCTGCGAGGCCCGTTGTAGCAGTCGGTCTATCTCTCGGGACGTATATGCATCCAAATGTTCGTTCAAacgccgttcgtactcctcagcatccccaccactaccgctactactaccacccgcgttactcatttcacgttgttgatcttgtacagaaattaagatagagagagtactcgtaaaacaagtggtgcaaatgaaaatgtcgcgcaaatcgcgtatatatagtgtttcgaaaaataaaaaataaaaataaaaaaaatttggctcgccggttcctcgccgatcgggaggctgcaatagcggcgagccgatcggcgagAGAATCGGCGAGCGCCAGGGAATCGGCGAGCGCCaaaattctcgccgatttggcgctcgccggcggCAATAGTTCGGAAagccaaaaatcggcgagccgctcgctagccgaccactggagatgctctcatAAAACTCGAAAGAGACATTAAAATACTCTCATGCAATTTGGTCTAAAAATAGTTTTGCAGAAAATCGTTAAGTCGAGATTAAAACAATGTgtacattttataataaaaaatattaatttatttatatgcaTAATAATCTAAATTTATAATAGTATTGGATTGAATATTTGAATCAGTTCTATTTAGTGATATAATTTCAGGACTAACTTATCtatgtaattaaaaaaaattaattaattttgtgacttaatatagtactatatgttttaaaataaattttcatttaatcattttatagtTTAATCTCTAATTTTTTCTTTGTCTTTTGTATTATTAATCAATAGCTTATTTCTTTCTTTAGTTAActttttaaaaacaaataatcatAAGGTATAAATCATTAATGCGGCAGCAATGAAATTACTcaatatatgaaaaatataaaagatcAAGTTCATTCCTTATTAAACTggaattacataataaaataatattaccaTATTACTATAACGgttaaacatttttcttttatcttgtgttaattttcttttgtattattattccttagcttattattttcattaataTTTCAAAAACAAATCActgtaaatatttttattttaatttgattttggaGATAAATATTTAATAGTTAATCTGTTTTAATCAACATGAAGAGTGATTAAATAGATtggaaaattcaattaaaatagataaatctCTTGTTCAAGTAATTTACTAAAATGAGCGTTCAATCCATTTGTGATATCATTCGAGTTTTTGAACCTCGTTTAGCGGCAGCGTTTGAGTGTTTGAGATGAATCCGGAGCAAGCTGGATCCGGGTTGGATCCCGTGGGAGGGAGGTGGAAGCAGATGGGGAATGATGAGAAGAAGGCGCGGTTGAATGAGGAGATGAAGAAGATGCAGCGCCTGCCGCCCAATAGCTCTTACGCCTCCCACCGCTTGCGCGTCCTCAACAAAATCCATCAGCTTCTCTCCCTTCAGGTTGCTCTCAACCTCAATTATGCTTATCACCAAATTTATAATGattaattactttttcaaaTTTAGGGTTTCAGTTTGATGCTTATGTGTGCTGCTACCGTCTTCAATTTATGTAGGTTTGGAGCAGGTGTTTGTAGATTTTCAATCTGCTGATTGTGATGGTAGTAATTAGTTTAGAAAATTTGGGGACTCAGGTTGATTTTTGTGAGATGTGTGTTATTTCTGGAGTAGTTAGCACTATTTTCTTCAAACAA
This DNA window, taken from Salvia splendens isolate huo1 chromosome 18, SspV2, whole genome shotgun sequence, encodes the following:
- the LOC121776551 gene encoding uncharacterized protein LOC121776551 gives rise to the protein MNPEQAGSGLDPVGGRWKQMGNDEKKARLNEEMKKMQRLPPNSSYASHRLRVLNKIHQLLSLQRTSSQDEELELLFSGLHI
- the LOC121776229 gene encoding uncharacterized protein LOC121776229; amino-acid sequence: MSITTSNIFSAKFVFMISTSVLSAAIMLTTTDIADYAPWIYNGIVSWLRPPYLYLVINCIIITIVASSKLQSESDDGAHELPHIAPLLNLNSVQTVQQLPIEIGETEFPMSQAAEYKFEVVERGLESDELDSGGIGGVSDYSAPEIVSGAEDAMCNKENECVAAAKSMWSAAEINDGANFVKPPASARFGHRRNLKASNEGGRTVLGVSKPKKQDTLENTWKTITEGRAIPISRHLKKSETWTEREQENTPPLTLKTMRKAETFKERSPMSNGGSGKASLSQDELHRRVEAFIKKFNEDMRLQRQESLNQYTEMIN